CGATAGAAAATTCGCTGTCCGGGAGGTCCTGCATCTTCGGGGGTTTCCCCGGTTGCATATCCCAATGCACGCGCGCGCAATGAAGTTTCTTCACACTGCCGTCGCCGGTAAATTTCTTAGTGGTGACCTGCCACTCGCGGTTTCCGCCCTCCTCGTGGCTGGAAGTCGTCTTAAAGAGGCGCGGATAGTACGGCCACGGTTCGCTGCTGGCGCGCTGTTCCGGCAGTCTCGGGAGAAGCTCGAGCTGGATAACCTTCGCCGCGCCGAGACGGTGCGAGACCCCGATACAGTCGCTTCCGGTGTCACCCCCGCCGATGACGACGACGGTCTTTCCCTTCACGTCTATCAGTTCCTTCTCGGGAATTTTATCTCCCGCGATCCGGTGATTGAACTGGATGAGATAATCCATCGCGAAGTAAATGCCCTTGAGGCCGCGCCCTTCGATCGGGAGATCGCGTGGCTCGCGCGAACCGCCCGTGAGCGCTATCGCGTCGAACGAGCTCAGGAGATCCTTGACCTTCATATCGACGCCTACATTGACGCCGGGCTTAATGTTAATTCCTTCCGCCGCGAGGATATTGAGCCTGCGGTCGAGAATATTTTTATCGAGCTTGAAGTCGGGTATCCCGTAACGCAGGATGCCGCCGAGACGGTCGTCCTTCTCGAAAAGGGTGACCGTATGCCCGGCCTTGTTCAACTGGTCGGCGCACGCGATACCCGCGGGGCCGCTGCCGATAACCGCGACATTTTTTCCGGTACGCATAGCGGGAGGATTGGGCTTAATACAACCCATCTCAAACCCTTTCTCTATGATCGAAAGTTCGTTCTCGCGGATAGTGACCGGGTCGTCGTTGATCGAGAGCACGCATGAGTATTCGCACGGCGCGGGGCATACCCTTCCGGTGACCTCGGGAAGGTTATTCCGCGCTTGGAGCATATCGAGCGCCTGCTTCCATTTACCCCGGAATATCAGGTCGTTCCACTCGGGGATAATATTCCCTATCGGGCATCCCCAATGGCAGAAGGGAGTCCCGCAGTCCATACACCGGGACGCCTGCTCGGTCGATTGTGAATCCCCGCGCAGAGGCGTGACCTCGCTCGCGTCGCTCAGCCGTTCGCCGACCGGTCTATATTCGGTATCCTTGCGGGATACTTTTAAAAAGCCCATGATATCACCCATCGAGAGCCTCCGCTAATCCAAGTTTTCGGGTCGTTTTTAACGCTTCCATCTTCACGCGTTTATATTCTATCGGCATAACTTTTATAAATTTCTTGAGTTCGTCCGTCAGGTTATCGAGGACATGTTTCGCGAGCGGGCTATTGGTGTACTGGTAATGATTGCGGACGAGACTATTGATATTCTGCACATCTTCCTCGTCCAGTTCCTCGAACTCCACCATTCCCATATTGCACTTGCTCCTGAAGTCGCCGTTGACGTCGCGGACATACGCGATACCGCCGGACATACCCGCGGCAAAATTGCGCCCGGTCGGCCCGAGGATGACAGCGATACCGCCGGTCATATACTCGCATCCGTGGTCGCCCACACCCTCCACTACGGCAAGGATGCCGGAGTTGCGGATACAGAAACGTTCGCCCGCGCGCCCGCGGATGTATGCTTCCCCGCGTATCGCGCCGTAGAACGACGTATTCCCGATAATAATATTATCCTCGGCGACATAATCGGTCTTTTTATCGGGATAGACGATTATCCTTCCGCCGAATAACCCTTTACCGAGGTAATCGTTCGTCATACCTTCCACCTCGAACGTCACGCCCTTCACGAGGAACGCGCCGAAGCTCTGCCCGGCATATCCCTTAAATTTGATATGGATAGTCTCTTCCGGGAGGCATCGTTCGCCGAAACGCCGGCATATCTCGCCGGAAAGCATCGCGCCGACCGTACGATTCGTGTTGGAGATCGGCAACTCCGCGCATATCGGTTTCTCCTCCAGTATCGCGGGCTGGCATATCTCGATCAATTCGCGGTCGAGCACATTCCCTATTTTATGTACTTGATTCGTAGTTTTATAGACGCCTACTTCGCGCGGCACATCGGGGCGGAAAAGTATCCGCGAGAAATCGATCTGGCGCGTCTTATCGTCCAGTAAATCCTCGTTTACTTCGAGCATATCCGTGCGCCCGATCATCTCGTTCAATGTACGGAAGCCCAGCTCCGCCATAATCTCACGCAGGTCGTCGGCGACATAGTTAAAATAATGCACCAGCCATTCCGGGCGGCCCTTGAAGCGGTTCTTGAGGATTTCATTCTGGGTCGCCACACCCACGGAGCAGTTGTTCAAGTGGCAGTGCCGGAGCATGATGCATCCCATAATAATCAGCGCGGCGGTACTGAAGCCGTACTCCTCAGCGCCGAGCATCGCCGCGATAGCGAGATCGCGCCCGGTACGCATCTGCCCGTCCGTCTGGAGACGCACCCTGCTTCGGATATCGTTCAGCACAAGGGTTTGGTGTGTCTCGGAGATGCCGAGCTCCCACGGCAATCCGGCGTGTTTCACCGAACTGAGCGGCGACGCGCCCGTACCGCCGTCCCCGCCGGATATCAGGATCATATCGGCGTGCCCTTTCGCGACACCCGCCGCGATCGTGCCTACCCCGACTTCCGATACCAGTTTTACGCTGATACGGGCTTTGGGATTCGTATTCTTGAGGTCGAAGATGAGCTGTGCCAAGTCTTCGATCGAGTAAATATCGTGATGCGGCGGCGGGGAGATCAATGTCACCCCGGGCGTAGTATAACGGGTCTTCGCGATCACCGCGCTGACCTTGTGCCCCGGAAGCTGTCCGCCCTCGCCGGGTTTCGCGCCCTGAGCGATCTTTATCTGTAGTTCCTCGGCGTTAATCAGGTAATGAGTGGTCACCCCGAAACGTCCCGACGCGACCTGCTTAATTTTCGAGCAGCGCGAGTCGCCGTTTGGTATAGGCGCGAAACGCTCCGGGTCTTCGCCGCCCTCGCCCGTGTTCGACATACCGCCGATACGGTTCAGCGCGATCGCCATAGTCTCATGCGCGCCCCGGCTGATCGATCCGAAACTCATCGCGCCGGTCACGAACCGTTTGAAGATTTCCTCTTTCGGTTCGACCTCGTCGAGCGATATTTTTTTGCCCGGCTTGAATTTCAGGAGACTCCGCAGAGTCGTGGGCTGGCCGCTCTGGTCGTTGATCCTTGCCGCGAATTCGCGGTATTTCGACTGGTCGCCCGAACGCACCGCGTCCTGAAGGAGGGCGATAGTGACCGGGTTCCAGAGGTGAAACTCCCCGTCCTTCCGCCACTGGTACAACCCGCCCGCCGGAAGAAATTCCGTCCATAGGCCGGGATTTTTCGGGAAACCCTGATCGTGCAGGTCGATGATATTTTTCTGGATATTGACGAACTTCACCCCGCCGATACGGGTGGCGGTATGGGTGAAACAGCGGTCGACCACTTCGGGATGCACGCCGAGCGCCTCGAAAATCTGCGCCCCTTTATAGCTCTGCAGCGTGGAAATCCCCATCTTCGACATTACTTTATAGATACCGTGATTGATCGCGTCGATATAATTATACTGCGCTTTCTTCCATTCGACATTAAGGGAACCCTCGTCAATCATAAACCGGAGGATATCATAAATCAGATAGGGATTGATCGCGTCCGCCCCGAAGCCGAATAATACGCAGAAATGATGGACTTCACGGGGTTCTGCGCTCTCGAGGACTATCCCGATCCGGGTGCGGAGAGCCTTGCGGATGAGGTGCTGGTGCACCGCGCCTACCGCCGCAAGTGCTGGAAGCGCTGCGTTTTCCTGATTCACTCCGCGGTCGCTGAGTATAACAAAAGTATACCCCTCCTCGATAGCCTTTTCCGATTCGTCGCATATCCTGTCCAGCGCGTTCATAAACCCGTTTTTAGCATGCACATCGAATAAAAGAGAAATCGTTTTGGTCTTCATCCCCTTCGCGCTGATAGAACGGATATTCTCGAGACTCTCGTTGGTAAGTACCGGCTCCTTGATATGAAGCCGTTTCGCCTGCCCGGGCGTCTCGTCGAGGATATTCCCCTCGGGACCCGTCATCACCTGATAGCTCATCACCAATTCCTCGCGTATCGGGTCGATAGGAGGATTGGTGACCTGCGCGAACAATTGCTTGAAGTAGGTATAGAGCAGATGCGGCTTCTTCGAGAGCACGGCGTGCGGGGTATCGTTCCCCATCGAGCCGGTCGGTTCCTTCCCGGTCTCCGCCATGGGGCCGATCAGCACGCGGAGGTCTTCGCGGGAGTACCCGAACGCCTTCATCAGCGCGAGAACTCCTTCGCTTTCCTTCTTCGTGTCGGTCTTGTTATCGAGTTTATCGAGTTCGACCAAATTATCGGCGAGCCATTTACCGTAGGGCGCCTGCGCGGCCATCGTATCCTTGATCTCCTGATCGTCGACAATTCTCCCTGCCTCGGTATCGATAAAGAATATCTTACCGGGTTCGAGACGGCCGGACTTCAGGATATTTTCAGGTTCGATGTCGAGCACGCCGACTTCCGACGCCATTATCACGCGGTCGTCCTTAGTGACTATATACCGCGACG
The DNA window shown above is from Brevinematales bacterium and carries:
- the gltB gene encoding glutamate synthase large subunit: MWNERIPKMGLYDPAFEHDSCGVGFVVDIKGRKSNQIVKDGLQVLFRMEHRGAVGADPETGDGAGILIQIPHKFFQKVCKENEIKLPAEGDYGTGMVFLPNHEMEKKFCKSNIETIIEEEGQTLLGWREVPIDPSAIGATARKSMPDFEQVFIGKSKDIRDALAFERKLYIIRKRIENEVANSTLKHKKAFYMPNLSSRTFSYKGMAMSGQISEFFIELKDESIESAICMVHSRYSTNTFPSWDLAQPFRYLAHNGEINTLRGNINWTRAREGLLSSEVWGKDVDKIKPIVVDGLSDSATIDRVFELLVLSGRSLPHAIMMLIPAAWEQNELMNPKHKDFYKYHSCLSEPWDGPASMSFTDGVKIGAVLDRNGLRPSRYIVTKDDRVIMASEVGVLDIEPENILKSGRLEPGKIFFIDTEAGRIVDDQEIKDTMAAQAPYGKWLADNLVELDKLDNKTDTKKESEGVLALMKAFGYSREDLRVLIGPMAETGKEPTGSMGNDTPHAVLSKKPHLLYTYFKQLFAQVTNPPIDPIREELVMSYQVMTGPEGNILDETPGQAKRLHIKEPVLTNESLENIRSISAKGMKTKTISLLFDVHAKNGFMNALDRICDESEKAIEEGYTFVILSDRGVNQENAALPALAAVGAVHQHLIRKALRTRIGIVLESAEPREVHHFCVLFGFGADAINPYLIYDILRFMIDEGSLNVEWKKAQYNYIDAINHGIYKVMSKMGISTLQSYKGAQIFEALGVHPEVVDRCFTHTATRIGGVKFVNIQKNIIDLHDQGFPKNPGLWTEFLPAGGLYQWRKDGEFHLWNPVTIALLQDAVRSGDQSKYREFAARINDQSGQPTTLRSLLKFKPGKKISLDEVEPKEEIFKRFVTGAMSFGSISRGAHETMAIALNRIGGMSNTGEGGEDPERFAPIPNGDSRCSKIKQVASGRFGVTTHYLINAEELQIKIAQGAKPGEGGQLPGHKVSAVIAKTRYTTPGVTLISPPPHHDIYSIEDLAQLIFDLKNTNPKARISVKLVSEVGVGTIAAGVAKGHADMILISGGDGGTGASPLSSVKHAGLPWELGISETHQTLVLNDIRSRVRLQTDGQMRTGRDLAIAAMLGAEEYGFSTAALIIMGCIMLRHCHLNNCSVGVATQNEILKNRFKGRPEWLVHYFNYVADDLREIMAELGFRTLNEMIGRTDMLEVNEDLLDDKTRQIDFSRILFRPDVPREVGVYKTTNQVHKIGNVLDRELIEICQPAILEEKPICAELPISNTNRTVGAMLSGEICRRFGERCLPEETIHIKFKGYAGQSFGAFLVKGVTFEVEGMTNDYLGKGLFGGRIIVYPDKKTDYVAEDNIIIGNTSFYGAIRGEAYIRGRAGERFCIRNSGILAVVEGVGDHGCEYMTGGIAVILGPTGRNFAAGMSGGIAYVRDVNGDFRSKCNMGMVEFEELDEEDVQNINSLVRNHYQYTNSPLAKHVLDNLTDELKKFIKVMPIEYKRVKMEALKTTRKLGLAEALDG
- a CDS encoding glutamate synthase subunit beta; protein product: MGDIMGFLKVSRKDTEYRPVGERLSDASEVTPLRGDSQSTEQASRCMDCGTPFCHWGCPIGNIIPEWNDLIFRGKWKQALDMLQARNNLPEVTGRVCPAPCEYSCVLSINDDPVTIRENELSIIEKGFEMGCIKPNPPAMRTGKNVAVIGSGPAGIACADQLNKAGHTVTLFEKDDRLGGILRYGIPDFKLDKNILDRRLNILAAEGINIKPGVNVGVDMKVKDLLSSFDAIALTGGSREPRDLPIEGRGLKGIYFAMDYLIQFNHRIAGDKIPEKELIDVKGKTVVVIGGGDTGSDCIGVSHRLGAAKVIQLELLPRLPEQRASSEPWPYYPRLFKTTSSHEEGGNREWQVTTKKFTGDGSVKKLHCARVHWDMQPGKPPKMQDLPDSEFSIDADIVVLAMGFLSPVHNGLLDALGVEYDQRGNVRTGADYKTSVDKVYSAGDMHRGQSLVVWAIMEGRDCAREIDLALMGQTSLPKSGYK